In Gammaproteobacteria bacterium, the DNA window GCCTACCAAGAACGGGGTGACAGGCATCAGGGGCAAGGTCAGCAAGGGGACGCAGGACAAAGGCACAGCGTAGCACCTCATTGCGCGGAAAAGCAGGGGGACCGGCACTGATTAAGTTGCCATAGAGGATGAGGTCAACATCCAACGTCCGAGGAGAAAAACGCGAGCCATCGCGCATCCGCCCATGCGCATCTTCCAACATTCGCAGGAAATTATGGATAACAACCGGTTCAGCATCGGTCTCAAAGGCCACCACCAAATTCAGGAAGTGTTCGCCACTAAAACCAACCGCTACACTTTCATAGGTAGGAGATAACCGCAAGGGACCAAAGCGGGTCTGCAACTCCCGCACCGCTTCGGAAATGTGGCGGCGCGGTTCGACATTAGAACCTAGGCTCAGGTAGGTAGTAACCATTTACGACGCCTATTTAATTCAGAAATTATGCCGCTTGGCCACGCTCAATAATGACCCCAACATCCTTGGCGCCACGCACCGCCCCCTGTTTATTGACACGTACTCGCACCCAAGGAATCCGGAATTCCGTAAGAAGAATCGCGGCAATGCGCTCGGCCAAGGTCTCTACGAGTTTAAAGTCGCTACCCTCCACAAAAGCAATAAGCCGCTTGGCCACCGCTTTATAGTCGAGAGTATCGTCAATACAATCACTCGCGGCAGATCGCCCAATATCGGCTGCCATATCTAGATCAATAATCACAGCTTGCTTGATCTGCCGTTCCCAGTCGAATA includes these proteins:
- the folB gene encoding Dihydroneopterin aldolase, which produces MDIVFLHDLRVETVIGIFDWERQIKQAVIIDLDMAADIGRSAASDCIDDTLDYKAVAKRLIAFVEGSDFKLVETLAERIAAILLTEFRIPWVRVRVNKQGAVRGAKDVGVIIERGQAA